The Halomonas sp. KG2 genome segment GCTGGGGCGAAGCCTTAAGCGCCCGCCACCCGGATATCAACCTGCAATTTCAGGCCGGCGGCTCAGCCAGCGCGCCAACTGCCTTAGTGGCTGGCACCACTCGCCTAGGGCCGATGTCACGTCCCATGACCCATGCAGAACGCCAGCAGTTTATTGACCGCTACGGTTACCCACCGCTTGAACTTCGTGTTGCTCGGGACGCATTAGTCGTGGCGGTACATCGCCATAACCCATTGGATACCCTGACACTCCAACAAGTCGATGCGATTTTTTCAACTAGCCTCGCTTGCGGTGCCCCCCACCCCATCCGGCGCTGGAGTACGCTGATCCCGGCGACGGATTGGCCCTATGGCCAAATAGCCCTGCATGGCCGTAACCTAGCGTCAGGTACTCATGGCCTCTTTCAGGCAAGAGCCCTGTGCGATGGCGAGTTCCGCCTAGATATCAGTGAACACCCAGGCTCATCGGCGGTCATTGCTGCGGTAGGAGAGTCCTTCAATGCCATGGGCTATGCAGGCTACAACCATTTAAACCCAATGGTGCGCGCACTGCGCCTAGTCGATGAATCCGGCGCTGCCGTTGCGCCCAACGAACGCTCTATTCAGCAAGGAAAGTACCCATTATCACGCGATCTCTATCTTTACGTTAACCTGCCACCCGGCGAGTCATTGCCACCTGTGGAGCAAGCCTTCCTGACACTTATCTTTTCCGAAGAGGGTCAGCAAATTGTCAAAGCAGCTGGCTTTGTGCCGCTGCCCAATCACCTGCGTGATGCTCAGCGCCAACACCTGTGAACTGTCATTTAATTGTCATAAACAAACGATAGGGTAAGGAGACTTGACCATGCATGCTTATTTTCGTGATGGCTTTCGCTTTTCTATGATGTCGACATGATTCCTCCTCGGCTACCCTTCTCGCGTCAGCCGCTGCGCCATATACAAGACCGACTTGCTACCGGGCTTATCACCGCCGGTGGCATCGGTGTTTTGTTGGCAATTTTAGCGATTGGTGTGTTCCTTTTTTGGGAAACGCTACCCTTGCTCGCCTTTGGCGACACGTTCAGCCTCGCTAAACTCTCGCCCCTTGCCTGGGGAACGTTAAAAGCGGCACTGGCGGCCATGCTATTCGCAACGCCTATTGCCCTGGGCGCGGCAATGTACTCTGCACTATTCATGTCAGCACGACTCCGTAGCCGTTTGAAGCCAACGCTTGAGTTGATGGAAGCAGTGCCTGGCGTTGTCATCGGTTTCATTGCCGGTTTATTACTCGCCCCCTGGGTGGAACGAAACCTGGCTAGTGCCTTGATGATCATTATTTGGCTACCTCTTAGCGCAGCCTTAGCGGGATATCTATGGTATCGGACGGCCGCCCACGTTCGTCAACGACTACCGCTTTCTTGGGCAGGCTTATGGCTGATCCCCTGGTTGGCTGGCATGGCTGTACTGGCTATATGGATTGCTCCCATCATTGAACAACACTGGCTTGGCGGCGACCTGCGACGCTTGCTGGATCAACGTTATGGTCTTGATTACGCCACTCGAAATGCATTGATTGTAGGCATTGCGATGGGATTTGCGGTGATTCCCAGTATTTATTCACTCGCGGAAGATGCACTTGCCGATGTGCCCCCTACCTTAATGGAAGGTGCTCAAGCGCTAGGCGCTAGTCGCTGGCAAGCACTGTGGAAAGTTGCCCTACCCACGGCAGGTCCTGGGGTCTTTTCAGCGGTGATGATTGGCGCTGGCCGCGCCGTGGGCGAAACCATGATTGTGTTAATGGCCAGCGGTAACACCGCGCTCTTGAGTGCCAGTCCGTTTGAAGGGCTGCGTTCGCTATCAGCCTCTATCGCCATTGAGCTTCCCGAGGCATCTCCAGGTGGGCTGACCTATCACTTACTGATACTGGCGGCGTTGGCCTTGTTCATTTTTACCTTTGTGGTGAACACCCTGGCTGAAATTGTCAGACAGCGCTTGCGCCGACGCTATCAACGCTTAGGGAGCACACTCTAATGCGTTGGCAGCGGGCTGTTTTTTCAAACGTTGATTTTTTAAAAATGAGCGGCAGCGGGCTCTGGCCTTGGCTTTGTGCTGCCTGTGTGGCGCTTTCGTTATTAATGTTGGCAGCATTATTAACGCTGCTGACGATTCGGGGGTTAGGGCATTTTTGGCCAGCGCCGTTAGAGGAAGTTACCCTCAAGTCAGGCGACATCGTCATTGGGCAGTCAGTTCGTGAAACGACGCTGCCCAAAGGAGCAGGGTCAGAACGGCTCTATTTCACTGGTAATCAGGATATTACAGGAAGCAACTGGCAGTGGATTGCCATTGATGAGATTAGCCAACAGGCCGAGCCAACCGACCTTAT includes the following:
- a CDS encoding phosphate ABC transporter substrate-binding protein, yielding MKRYNLRRVSKHQLLLLLTGWLLMAGTLAWGQPTSVSGTLGAVGSDTMAGLVLRWGEALSARHPDINLQFQAGGSASAPTALVAGTTRLGPMSRPMTHAERQQFIDRYGYPPLELRVARDALVVAVHRHNPLDTLTLQQVDAIFSTSLACGAPHPIRRWSTLIPATDWPYGQIALHGRNLASGTHGLFQARALCDGEFRLDISEHPGSSAVIAAVGESFNAMGYAGYNHLNPMVRALRLVDESGAAVAPNERSIQQGKYPLSRDLYLYVNLPPGESLPPVEQAFLTLIFSEEGQQIVKAAGFVPLPNHLRDAQRQHL
- a CDS encoding ABC transporter permease subunit is translated as MIPPRLPFSRQPLRHIQDRLATGLITAGGIGVLLAILAIGVFLFWETLPLLAFGDTFSLAKLSPLAWGTLKAALAAMLFATPIALGAAMYSALFMSARLRSRLKPTLELMEAVPGVVIGFIAGLLLAPWVERNLASALMIIIWLPLSAALAGYLWYRTAAHVRQRLPLSWAGLWLIPWLAGMAVLAIWIAPIIEQHWLGGDLRRLLDQRYGLDYATRNALIVGIAMGFAVIPSIYSLAEDALADVPPTLMEGAQALGASRWQALWKVALPTAGPGVFSAVMIGAGRAVGETMIVLMASGNTALLSASPFEGLRSLSASIAIELPEASPGGLTYHLLILAALALFIFTFVVNTLAEIVRQRLRRRYQRLGSTL